Part of the Rhodothermales bacterium genome, TCGCCATCGCGACGTTCTCAAAAAACCGCTGGATGTGCGCCTGGATCTGGCTCGGGAAGCCGCCGGCCGACCGCTCGGAGGCCAGCGCCGCCAGATGGGTCGTGCCCGTGCCGGCGGGGATGAGCCCGACGCCCAGCTCGACGAGCCCCATGTAGGTCTCCGCCGCGGCCACGGGATTCGGCGACGCCATCGCCAGTTCGCAGCCACCGCCCAGCACGCGCTGGTGCGTGGCGACGACAACCGGCTTGCGGGCGTAGCGGATGCGCAGCACGGCCTGCTGGAAGCGGTCGATGGCCTGATCGACGACGTCGAACTGCCGGCCCATCACGGCTGCGGCGAGTTCGGCCAGGTTGGCGCCCACGGCGAAGTTCTTGCCGGCGTTGGCGACCACGAGGCCGCGCAGATCCCGATCGTTCTCGACCTTGTCGATGACATCCATCAACCCCTGCATCACCTCGAAGCCGAGCGCATTGGCCTTGGATCTGAACTCGTAGAGCGCGACGCCGTCCCCGATGTCGATGAGGCCCGCCTCCTTGTTCGTCCACAGCGTGGCCGCCGGCCGCTGCTTGATGGCGGCGAGATCGATCTCGTCCGCCGGCGTCGTGTCGCTCACGTAGCCTTCGCCCGGAACGTAGACTTCCCGTGCGGCGCCGCTGCCCCGGTAAAACGCCCGGCTGCCCGACGCCTCCATGGCCGGCACCCAGGCCGGCAACGTCACCCCGGCCTCCCGCAAGCCGGCCAGCACCGTCTCGAAGCCGAGGGCGTCCCACGACGCAAACGGCCCCATCTCCCACCCGAAACCCCACTCCATCGCCCGGTCGATGTCGGCCGGACTGTCCGCGATCTCGGGGATGCGGCGGGCGCTGTAGCCGATCAGCTCGTGCATCGACTCCCGGAAAAACGCCCCGGCCCGGCCCGTATCGGCGTACAGGGCCCGTAGCCGGGCCGCCAGGTCGCCGGCCTTCTCGATGGCGGCGATGTCGCCCAGGTCGAGCGGCTTTGCGGCGGTGTAGCCGGCTTCGGCGAGGTCGATCGACTTGATTTCCTTGCCTTCTTTTTTATAAAAGCCGGCGCCGGTTTTCGCGCCGAGCGCGCCGTTTTCGACGAGCTGGTTCAGCACCGCCGGCACCGCGAACGTCTCCCGGCTCTCGTCGTCCGGCACGCCGTCGAACAGGTTCACGGCTACGTGGCGGAGCGTATCGAGACCGACCACGTCGGCCGTGCGGAAGGTGGCAGAGCGGGGCCGGCCGGTGAGCGTGCCCGTCAGCGTGTCGATTTCCTCGATGGTGTACCGTCCGTCCGCGAAGGCGTGGATCGCCTTCATCATCCCGAAGATGCCGATCCGGTTGCCGATGAAGTTGGGGGTATCCTTGGCGACGACAATGCCCTTGCCGAGGTGCACGCGGCCGAACTCGGACACCCGCTCGACGATCGCCGGCTCGGTATCCGGCGTCGGGATGATTTCGAGGAGATGGAGATAGCGCGGCGGATTGAAGAAATGGGTGCCCAGGAATCGGCGCTTGAACCCGACGGAGCGCCCTTCGGCGATGGCATGGATCGGCAGACCGCTCGTGTTGGTGGAGATCACCGCGTCCGGGCCGGCGGCCGCCTCGATGCGGGCGTGCAGGTCGCGCTTGATGTCCATCCGCTCGACCACGACCTCGATGACCCAGTCGGCCGCGGCGATCCGGTCGAAGTGGTCGTCGAAGTTGCCGAGCCGCACCCGGTTCACGACGGCGTCGGTGAACAGCGGCGACGGGTTGAGTTTGACGGCCTGTTTAAAGAGTTTCTCGACCACCGCGTTGCGGTCGCCCCCTTCCTTCGGGGCGATGTCGAGCAGGTCCACCGGCAGGCCGGCATTGGCGATGTGCAGGGCGATCTGCGCCCCCATCGTGCCGGCTCCCAGCACCGCGACGCGGCGAAACGGGAGCACGCCGGCCCGAGCGCCGGTCCGGGTGGATTGGGGGGATCTATGTGTCAGCGTTTCCATACGTCCTCAGTTCGTTCAAAGTATCCAGTATCGAGCTTTCTGTATCCAGCGCCCCCTTTTTATTCCCCCTCGTCCGCCGGATACAACGCCTTGATCTGATCCGCATACGCCTCACGGAGGCGGGCGCGTTTGACTTTCAGCGTCGGGGTCAGCATGCCGTTTTCGATCGACAGGTGATCCGCCACGAGCTTGAACCGCTTGATGGTCGACCAGTGGTCCATGTCCTCGTTTGCGGCATCGACCATTTGTTGATACCGGTCGAGGACCTGCGGCTCCTCGACGAGGCGCTCCACAGGCATCTTCGGATCGAGGCCTCGCGAGGCGGCGAAGACCTTGAGGGTCTCCTGGTTAACGAAGATAAGCGCCGCGCAGTATTTATAGCCGGCGCCGACGACGACGGCTTGCTCGACGAGCGGGTGCGCGAGCAGCTTGTTCTCCAGCGGCTGCGGCATCACATATTTGCCGGTCGACAGCTTGAACAGGTCCTTCTTTCGGTCGGTGATGCGGAGGTATCCGTCCGGCGACATCTCACCGATATCGCCGGTATGAAACCAGCCCTCGGCGTCGATGACTTCGCGCGTCTTGTCCGGGTTTTTGTAATAGCCCTGCATCACGTGCGGGCCCCGGGTGATGATTTCGCCGTCCTCGGCGATCTTCACCTCGACGCCGGGGAGGAGTTCGCCTACCGTGCCGGCGCGGTTGCGGGTCGGGCGGTTAAAGGCGATGACGGGGCTGGTCTCCGTCAGACCGTAGCCCTGGAGGACCTTCACGTCGGCCGCGGCGAAGAGGTTGGCGAGGTCGGCGTTCAGGGCCGCCCCGCCCGAGATGATGTATTTGATGCGGCCGCCCAGGCCGGCGCGCCATTTTTTGAACACGAGCGCATCCGCCAGCTTGAGCTGAAAACGGTACGTCCCCGCCGGCGGATCGTCGAGCGAATAGGCGCCGGCGAGTTCGAGCGACCAGTTGAGGAGTTTTTTCTTCAACCCCTGCAGGGTCGTGGCCTTCTCCAGGATGCGGGCGTAGATCTTCTCCAGCAGCCGGGGCACCGTGATGAAGAGCGTAGGCCGTACCTCGACCAGGTCGTCCGACAGCCGGTCCGGGTTCGAGAAATACGTCGTGACGCCGAAATAGAGCACGCCGTAATACAGCGTACGGGCGAAGATATGCGACAGCGGCAGGAAGGACAGGCTGATTTCGCCTCCGGCTCCGGGTTCAAAATCACCCAGTTCGCTCACCGCCGTGACGCCGTTGCACGAGATATTTTCGTGCGACAGCATGACGCCCTTGGGCTCGCCGGTGGTGCCGCTGGTGTAGACGATGGTGGCCAGATCCCCGGGCTGGATGCGCGACCGAAGCCGGGCGATCGCATCCGGCGCGGCGTCGATCCGCTCGCGCCCGCGTTTGCGGAGCCGGTCCATCGTGACCCACTGGACGCCCTCGGGCATGAGCGTCATCGCTTTCGGCTCGGGCGGTTCGGCGACGACGATGGTCTTGAGGGTGTCCGTTTCGGCCAGGAGGGCATTCAGCTCCTCGAGGAGAGGCATGCTGGTGACGAAGAGGGCCACGGCGCCCGAGTGCCGAAGGATGTACGCGTTGGTCGCCGGCGCCTGGGAGAGGTAGATCGGCACGTCGA contains:
- a CDS encoding 3-hydroxyacyl-CoA dehydrogenase NAD-binding domain-containing protein encodes the protein METLTHRSPQSTRTGARAGVLPFRRVAVLGAGTMGAQIALHIANAGLPVDLLDIAPKEGGDRNAVVEKLFKQAVKLNPSPLFTDAVVNRVRLGNFDDHFDRIAAADWVIEVVVERMDIKRDLHARIEAAAGPDAVISTNTSGLPIHAIAEGRSVGFKRRFLGTHFFNPPRYLHLLEIIPTPDTEPAIVERVSEFGRVHLGKGIVVAKDTPNFIGNRIGIFGMMKAIHAFADGRYTIEEIDTLTGTLTGRPRSATFRTADVVGLDTLRHVAVNLFDGVPDDESRETFAVPAVLNQLVENGALGAKTGAGFYKKEGKEIKSIDLAEAGYTAAKPLDLGDIAAIEKAGDLAARLRALYADTGRAGAFFRESMHELIGYSARRIPEIADSPADIDRAMEWGFGWEMGPFASWDALGFETVLAGLREAGVTLPAWVPAMEASGSRAFYRGSGAAREVYVPGEGYVSDTTPADEIDLAAIKQRPAATLWTNKEAGLIDIGDGVALYEFRSKANALGFEVMQGLMDVIDKVENDRDLRGLVVANAGKNFAVGANLAELAAAVMGRQFDVVDQAIDRFQQAVLRIRYARKPVVVATHQRVLGGGCELAMASPNPVAAAETYMGLVELGVGLIPAGTGTTHLAALASERSAGGFPSQIQAHIQRFFENVAMAKVSSSARQAQELGYLPPHAIVVMNDARRFHAAKHTVIQLSEAGYLPPPERTQIQVLGRPGKAALEVAARQFEAGKFISAYDRHLAVELAHVLTGGDLSGPAFVHERYLIELEREVFLRLLGEKKTQDRIEAILKTGKPLRN
- a CDS encoding long-chain fatty acid--CoA ligase, whose product is MNETADKLKPARTTRRRVAETQGPLLGKTLPDLLYDACARYENPNLYARRTAGTWETLSLDAFRIEVEEVAMGLLDYGIERGDRVAMYMESDTLFCVADMGCLLAGLIDVPIYLSQAPATNAYILRHSGAVALFVTSMPLLEELNALLAETDTLKTIVVAEPPEPKAMTLMPEGVQWVTMDRLRKRGRERIDAAPDAIARLRSRIQPGDLATIVYTSGTTGEPKGVMLSHENISCNGVTAVSELGDFEPGAGGEISLSFLPLSHIFARTLYYGVLYFGVTTYFSNPDRLSDDLVEVRPTLFITVPRLLEKIYARILEKATTLQGLKKKLLNWSLELAGAYSLDDPPAGTYRFQLKLADALVFKKWRAGLGGRIKYIISGGAALNADLANLFAAADVKVLQGYGLTETSPVIAFNRPTRNRAGTVGELLPGVEVKIAEDGEIITRGPHVMQGYYKNPDKTREVIDAEGWFHTGDIGEMSPDGYLRITDRKKDLFKLSTGKYVMPQPLENKLLAHPLVEQAVVVGAGYKYCAALIFVNQETLKVFAASRGLDPKMPVERLVEEPQVLDRYQQMVDAANEDMDHWSTIKRFKLVADHLSIENGMLTPTLKVKRARLREAYADQIKALYPADEGE